CCGCACGGCATCTGACGTGCGGGCCGCGTTTTCCAAGCATGGCGGCTCGCTGGGAGAGACGAATTCGGTCTCCTTCATGTTCACCCGCCTGGGCGTGATCGCCTACCCGCTCGATGCCGCGAGCGAGGACGACCTGATCGAGGCGGGTCTTGAAGCCGGGGCCGAGAATGTCGAGACCGTGGACGGCATGCATGAAGTGACCTGCCCGGTCGAATCCTTCTTCGCCGTGCGTGACGCGCTTGAAACCCGCTTTGGCGAGCCCGCCTCCGCCAAGCTGGACTGGCGGCCGTCCAACACTGTCGAACTCGATGAGGACAAGGCGCGCAGCGTATTCAAGCTGATCGACACGCTTGAAGACCATGACGACGTGCAGGCCGTGTACGCCAATTTCGACGTGCCGGACGACGTGGCCGAAAAGCTCTCGGCCTGACCCGGCCTGTGGTCCGCATCCTGGGCATCGACCCCGGCCTGCGCTTTACGGGCTGGGGGGTGATTACGGCGCAGGGCAACCGGCTGAGTCATGTGGCCGATGGCGTGATCGCCACCGATGCGGCGCTGGGCGTGCCCGAGCGGCTGCGCCACCTGCATGATGCGCTGCTGGAGCTGGCCCGCAACTTCGCCCCCGATGAAGCTGCGGTGGAAGAAACCTAT
This is a stretch of genomic DNA from Komagataeibacter xylinus. It encodes these proteins:
- a CDS encoding YebC/PmpR family DNA-binding transcriptional regulator, which produces MAGHSQFKNIMHRKGAQDAKRAKQFAKVIREITVATREGMPDPAMNPRLRAAISAAREVNMPKDTVERAIKKASGAGGGDDYTEVRYEGYGPAGVAVIVEGLTDNRNRTASDVRAAFSKHGGSLGETNSVSFMFTRLGVIAYPLDAASEDDLIEAGLEAGAENVETVDGMHEVTCPVESFFAVRDALETRFGEPASAKLDWRPSNTVELDEDKARSVFKLIDTLEDHDDVQAVYANFDVPDDVAEKLSA